Proteins encoded by one window of Bradyrhizobium sp. B097:
- a CDS encoding MgtC/SapB family protein, with protein sequence MVDWSEIILRLGAATLAGGAIGLDRDLRGKPIGLKTLGLVSLSTATVVLLALQAVEPGHFTDAVSRVIQGVLTGIGFLGAGVIVRQGDRFQVRGLTSAACAFFAACVGIVCGAGHWPIVITALVLAFLLLTFGKRTERWLHHALGGKEDPHRPEAAPGQSSDAGPHQPGK encoded by the coding sequence TTGGTAGACTGGAGCGAGATCATCCTGCGTCTCGGCGCGGCCACGCTTGCCGGTGGCGCGATCGGACTCGACCGCGACCTGCGCGGCAAGCCGATCGGGCTGAAGACCCTGGGTCTCGTCAGCCTGTCGACGGCTACGGTCGTGCTGCTGGCATTGCAGGCCGTCGAGCCCGGCCATTTCACCGATGCCGTGAGCCGCGTGATCCAGGGCGTGCTGACCGGCATCGGCTTTCTCGGCGCCGGCGTGATCGTTCGCCAAGGCGACCGCTTTCAGGTCCGCGGCCTGACCAGCGCGGCATGTGCGTTCTTCGCCGCCTGCGTCGGGATTGTCTGCGGCGCCGGACACTGGCCGATCGTCATCACCGCGCTCGTGCTGGCATTCCTGCTGCTGACCTTCGGCAAGCGGACCGAGCGTTGGCTGCACCACGCGCTCGGCGGCAAGGAGGACCCGCACAGACCGGAGGCCGCGCCCGGTCAGTCGTCAGATGCCGGCCCGCACCAGCCGGGCAAATAG
- a CDS encoding ATP-binding protein, which produces MTSFGRVISVRGSQARVGLLTGGQIQLSEMRATVGRFVSIRCASSVIVAMITEVSCENLAASDEYMATASVDLLGEILGGDRPKFQRGVTHYPTIGDSTDLITNQELRTVYAPSGSDQINVGTLQQDRSVIAYVDVEEMLSKHFAVLGSTGVGKSTGVSLLLNEILKSRPNLRIFLLDVHNEYGRCFGERAQVLNPRNLKLPFWLFNFEEIVDVLFGGRPGVPEELDILAEVIPMAKGIYTQYQNSDRVGLGLKRVDPKQVGYTVDTPVPYRLVDLISLIDERMGKLENRSSRIIYHKLISRIDAVRNDPRYAFMFDNANVGGDTMAEVISHLFRLPANGKPMTIMQLAGFPAEVVDSVVSVLCRMAFDFGLWSDGVSPMLFVCEEAHRYASADRNIGFGPTRKAVSRIAKEGRKYGVYLGLITQRPAELDATIISQCNTLFTMRLANDRDQALLRSAVSDAAANLLSFVPSLGTREVLAFGEGVALPTRLRFKEVPPHQLPRGEATIATVPSVTAGHDMHFVSAVLERWRGATSHRDTQSEANFNPPAPPRTVAPAEAPMLQPSLGLDPDRFSLLKKPLR; this is translated from the coding sequence GTGACATCCTTTGGACGTGTGATCTCTGTGCGCGGCTCGCAGGCCCGGGTTGGGCTGCTGACGGGCGGCCAGATACAGCTTTCAGAAATGCGCGCGACCGTCGGCCGGTTCGTCAGTATCCGCTGCGCGAGCTCGGTCATCGTCGCGATGATCACCGAAGTGTCGTGCGAGAACCTGGCGGCGTCCGACGAATACATGGCGACCGCCTCGGTCGACCTGCTCGGCGAAATCCTCGGCGGCGACCGCCCGAAATTCCAGCGCGGTGTCACCCATTATCCGACCATCGGCGACAGCACCGATCTGATCACCAACCAGGAGCTGCGCACGGTCTATGCGCCGAGCGGCTCGGACCAGATCAATGTCGGCACCCTGCAGCAGGACCGTTCGGTTATCGCCTATGTCGACGTCGAGGAAATGCTCTCCAAGCACTTCGCGGTGCTCGGCTCGACCGGCGTCGGCAAATCCACCGGCGTGTCGCTGCTGCTCAACGAGATCCTGAAGTCGCGGCCGAACCTGCGCATCTTCCTGCTCGACGTGCACAACGAATACGGCCGCTGCTTCGGCGAGCGCGCGCAGGTGCTCAACCCGCGAAACCTGAAGCTGCCGTTCTGGCTGTTCAACTTCGAAGAGATCGTCGACGTGCTGTTCGGCGGCCGGCCCGGCGTGCCCGAAGAGCTCGACATCCTCGCCGAAGTGATTCCGATGGCGAAGGGCATCTACACCCAGTACCAGAACTCCGACCGGGTCGGCCTCGGGCTCAAGCGGGTCGACCCCAAGCAGGTCGGCTACACCGTCGATACGCCGGTGCCCTATCGCCTCGTCGACCTGATCTCGCTGATCGACGAGCGCATGGGCAAGCTCGAGAACCGCTCCTCGCGCATCATCTATCACAAGCTGATCTCGCGCATCGACGCGGTGCGCAACGATCCGCGCTACGCCTTCATGTTCGACAATGCCAATGTCGGCGGCGATACCATGGCCGAGGTGATCAGCCATCTGTTCCGCCTGCCCGCCAACGGCAAGCCGATGACCATCATGCAGCTCGCGGGCTTCCCGGCTGAAGTCGTCGATTCCGTGGTGTCGGTGCTGTGCCGCATGGCGTTCGATTTCGGGCTGTGGAGCGACGGCGTCTCGCCGATGCTGTTCGTCTGCGAGGAAGCGCACCGCTACGCGTCCGCGGACCGCAACATCGGCTTCGGGCCGACCCGCAAGGCGGTGTCGCGCATCGCCAAGGAAGGCCGCAAATACGGCGTCTATCTCGGCCTGATCACCCAGCGTCCGGCCGAGCTCGACGCGACCATCATCTCCCAGTGCAACACACTGTTCACGATGCGCCTCGCCAACGACCGCGACCAGGCGCTGCTGCGCTCCGCGGTGTCGGATGCCGCGGCCAATCTGCTGTCGTTCGTGCCTTCGCTCGGCACCCGCGAAGTGCTGGCGTTCGGCGAAGGCGTGGCGCTGCCGACCCGGCTGCGCTTCAAGGAGGTGCCGCCGCACCAGCTGCCGCGCGGCGAAGCCACCATCGCAACGGTGCCGTCGGTCACCGCCGGCCATGACATGCATTTCGTCAGCGCCGTGCTGGAGCGCTGGCGCGGCGCCACCTCGCATCGCGACACCCAGAGCGAGGCCAACTTCAACCCTCCCGCACCGCCGCGCACCGTGGCGCCCGCCGAGGCGCCGATGCTGCAGCCGTCACTGGGCCTCGATCCCGATCGCTTCTCGCTCCTGAAGAAGCCGCTGCGCTGA
- a CDS encoding peroxidase-related enzyme (This protein belongs to a clade of uncharacterized proteins related to peroxidases such as the alkylhydroperoxidase AhpD.) — protein MTQPTAKRFPTPALDKLPEDIRTRILAVQEKSGFVPNVFLTLAYRPDEFRAFFAYHDALMEKDSGLSKAEREMIVVATSAANQCQYCVIAHGAILRIRAKNPEIADQIAINYRKADITPRQRAMLDFAMKVSRAAEEVAEADFAALATHGFSDDDVWDIAAVAAFFALSNRLANVTGMRPNAEFYMLGRQPK, from the coding sequence ATGACGCAGCCGACCGCAAAACGCTTCCCGACGCCCGCTCTCGACAAGCTCCCCGAGGATATCCGCACCCGCATCCTGGCGGTGCAGGAGAAGTCCGGCTTCGTGCCGAACGTATTCCTCACTCTGGCCTACCGCCCCGACGAGTTTCGCGCGTTCTTTGCCTATCACGACGCGCTGATGGAAAAGGACTCAGGCCTCTCCAAAGCCGAGCGCGAGATGATCGTGGTCGCGACCAGCGCCGCCAACCAGTGCCAGTATTGCGTGATCGCCCATGGCGCGATCCTGCGCATCCGCGCCAAGAACCCCGAGATCGCCGATCAGATCGCGATCAACTACCGCAAGGCCGACATCACGCCGCGGCAGCGCGCGATGCTCGATTTCGCCATGAAAGTCAGCCGCGCGGCCGAGGAGGTCGCGGAGGCGGACTTCGCCGCGCTCGCGACCCACGGCTTCAGCGACGACGACGTCTGGGATATTGCCGCGGTCGCGGCCTTCTTCGCGCTCTCGAACCGCCTTGCGAACGTCACCGGCATGCGGCCGAACGCCGAGTTCTACATGCTCGGCCGGCAGCCGAAATAG
- the soxC gene encoding sulfite dehydrogenase, whose protein sequence is MSEHTTDKRVREASRRRFLQAGAALAGGSAISGVAGSTALAEQGNNLPPSVPEWMKAPGDPMGSQPYGAPSVHEKGVVKNISKTLPQYISASGRTPLQELDGIITPNGLFYERHHGGVPTIDPAEHRLMLHGMVDRPLVFTMEDIRRFPSQSRIHFIECSGNPVYTKPYGKTASDLVGLLSCAEWTGVPLKTVLDEAGLQAGAKWIVAEGADAAALTRSIPIEKCLDDAMLVYSQNGERLRPQQGYPLRLLLPGFEGNMNVKWLRRLKVVAEPAYSREETSKYTDPMPDGTSREFTFYMEAKSIITRPSGGQKLTTHGFHEITGIAWSGHGKIKSVEISLDEGKIWQQAVLQEPVLTRALTRFRLPWHWDGTPAVIQSRAIDETGYVQPTLAELVAVRGLNSFYHNNAIWPWRIDANGEVTNGQA, encoded by the coding sequence ATGAGCGAACACACGACGGACAAGCGCGTGCGAGAGGCGTCTCGCAGGCGATTCCTTCAGGCGGGCGCAGCACTGGCGGGCGGCTCCGCGATATCTGGAGTTGCCGGTTCTACCGCGCTTGCCGAACAGGGGAATAATCTTCCGCCCAGCGTGCCGGAATGGATGAAAGCGCCCGGCGATCCGATGGGAAGCCAGCCCTATGGCGCGCCATCGGTTCACGAGAAGGGCGTCGTCAAGAACATCTCGAAGACGCTACCGCAATATATCTCCGCGTCGGGCCGCACGCCGTTGCAGGAGCTCGACGGCATCATCACGCCGAACGGTCTGTTCTACGAACGCCACCATGGCGGCGTGCCGACCATCGATCCGGCCGAGCACCGGCTGATGTTGCACGGCATGGTCGATCGCCCGCTGGTGTTCACGATGGAGGACATCCGCCGCTTTCCGTCGCAGTCGCGCATCCACTTCATCGAGTGCTCCGGCAATCCGGTCTACACCAAACCCTACGGCAAGACGGCTTCCGACCTCGTCGGTCTCCTGAGCTGCGCGGAATGGACCGGCGTGCCGCTGAAAACCGTGCTGGACGAAGCGGGGCTGCAGGCGGGCGCCAAATGGATCGTGGCCGAAGGCGCCGATGCCGCCGCGTTGACGCGCTCGATCCCGATCGAGAAATGCCTCGACGACGCCATGCTGGTCTACAGCCAGAACGGCGAGCGGTTGCGTCCGCAGCAGGGCTATCCGCTGCGCCTGTTGCTGCCGGGCTTCGAGGGCAACATGAACGTGAAATGGCTGCGCCGGCTCAAGGTCGTCGCCGAGCCGGCCTATTCGCGCGAGGAGACCTCGAAATACACCGACCCGATGCCCGACGGCACGTCGCGCGAATTCACCTTCTACATGGAGGCCAAGTCGATCATCACGCGGCCGTCCGGCGGACAGAAGCTGACCACGCACGGCTTTCACGAGATCACCGGGATAGCCTGGAGCGGTCACGGCAAGATCAAGAGCGTCGAGATCTCGCTCGACGAAGGCAAGATCTGGCAACAGGCCGTGCTGCAGGAACCGGTGCTGACGCGCGCGCTCACGCGCTTCCGCCTGCCCTGGCACTGGGACGGCACCCCCGCTGTGATCCAGAGCCGCGCCATCGACGAGACCGGCTATGTGCAGCCGACGCTCGCGGAATTGGTGGCCGTGCGTGGTCTCAACTCCTTCTACCATAACAACGCGATCTGGCCCTGGCGCATCGATGCGAATGGCGAGGTGACCAATGGCCAAGCGTAA
- a CDS encoding catechol 2,3-dioxygenase, translating to MQPEPIFDLAHLGHMELLTPKPDESLKFFVDVMGMTVSGRKGESVYLRGWDDYERYSLKLTASNTSGMEHMALRARSAQALERRVAALKDSGFDIGWIDGDMGQGPAFRCRDPDGHVIELYYETEWYEAPAELKPALKNQAQRFPARGVNVRRLDHLNCLAVDIKANRLFFETYLGCRTTEQIVLNDGTEAAMWMTMSNKSYDFAYTRDHYGKMGRFHHVTYALDSREEILRAADIFLENGVHIETGPHKHAIQQTFFLYVYEPGGNRVEVANAGARLILAPDWKSIVWTEEERKKGQAWGLKTIESFHTHGTPPVKD from the coding sequence ATGCAGCCGGAACCGATCTTCGATCTCGCTCATCTCGGGCACATGGAGCTGCTGACGCCGAAGCCGGACGAGAGCCTGAAGTTCTTCGTCGATGTCATGGGCATGACGGTCAGCGGCCGGAAGGGCGAGTCGGTCTATCTGCGCGGCTGGGACGATTACGAGCGCTACTCGCTGAAGCTGACCGCATCGAACACCTCCGGCATGGAGCATATGGCGCTGCGGGCCCGCAGCGCGCAGGCGCTCGAGCGCCGCGTCGCCGCGCTGAAAGACTCGGGCTTCGACATCGGCTGGATCGATGGCGACATGGGGCAGGGACCGGCATTCCGCTGCCGCGATCCCGACGGCCACGTCATCGAGCTCTATTACGAGACCGAATGGTACGAGGCGCCGGCCGAGCTGAAGCCCGCGTTGAAGAACCAGGCGCAGCGCTTTCCGGCGCGCGGCGTCAACGTCCGCCGGCTCGACCATCTCAATTGCCTCGCGGTCGACATCAAGGCCAATCGCCTGTTCTTCGAGACCTATCTGGGGTGCCGCACCACCGAGCAGATAGTGCTCAACGACGGCACGGAAGCCGCGATGTGGATGACGATGTCGAACAAGAGCTACGACTTCGCTTATACCCGCGATCATTACGGCAAGATGGGCCGCTTCCATCACGTCACCTACGCGCTCGACAGCCGCGAGGAGATATTGCGCGCGGCGGATATTTTTCTCGAGAACGGCGTGCATATCGAAACCGGACCGCACAAGCATGCGATCCAGCAGACGTTCTTTCTTTACGTCTACGAGCCCGGCGGCAATCGCGTCGAGGTGGCCAATGCAGGTGCCCGCCTGATCCTCGCGCCGGACTGGAAGTCGATCGTGTGGACCGAAGAGGAGCGCAAGAAGGGCCAGGCCTGGGGGTTGAAGACGATCGAGTCGTTCCACACCCACGGTACGCCGCCGGTGAAGGACTGA